The proteins below come from a single Erinaceus europaeus chromosome 20, mEriEur2.1, whole genome shotgun sequence genomic window:
- the KBTBD3 gene encoding kelch repeat and BTB domain-containing protein 3, translating into MAMDNSYGFSQQNSCNGISSEKNNFLVSEDHGQRILSVLQNFREQNVFYDFKIIVKDEVIPCHRCVLAACSDFFRAMFEVNMKERDDGSVTITNLSKKAVKAFLDYAYTGKTKITDDNVEMFFQLSSFLQVSFLSKACSDFLIKSINLVNCLQLLSLSDSYGSAHLFDHALYFVQHHFSLLFKSCDFLEINFGVLQKCLESDELNVPEEEIVLKVVLSWTKHNLESRQKHLPHLIKKVRLHQLSEETLQDCLLNEECLLKSANCFDIVVDAVKCVQGSGGLFPDARPSTTEKYIFVHKTEESGENQHTFCYNIKTDSWKILPQSYLTDLPGSSLSSYGEKIFLTGGCKGTCCRTVRLHIAELYHDATDQTWCYCPVKNDFFLVSTMKTPRTMHASVMALNRLFVIGGKTRGAQDIRSLLAVESYNPLSKEWVSVSPLPRGIYYPEASACQNVIYVLGSEVEIADAFNPSLDCFFKYNAATDQWSELVAEFGQFFHATLIKAVPVNCTLYICDLSTYKVYSFCPETCVWKGEGSFECAGFNAGAVGIEDKIYILGGDYAPDEITDEVQVYHSSRSEWEEVSPMPKALTEFYCQVIQFNKYRDPWFSNHF; encoded by the exons ATGGCTATGGATAACTCGTATGGTTTTAGTCAACAAAACTCATGTAATGGGATTTCATCTGAGAAGAATAACTTCCTTGTATCAGAAGATCATGGACAGAGAATCTTAAGTGTACTACAGAATTTTAGGGAACAGAACGTcttttatgattttaaaataattgtgaAAGATGAAGTAATCCCCTGTCATCGTTGTGTGCTAGCAGCATGCAGTGACTTTTTCAG GGCTATGTTTGAAGTAAACATGAAAGAAAGAGATGATGGAAGTGTTACCATTACTAATTTATCTAAGAAAGCAGTAAAAGCATTTCTTGACTATGCTTATACAGGAAAAACAAAGATAACAGATGATAATGTGGAAATGTTCTTCCAGTTGTCATCATTTCTTCAAGTTTCCTTCCTATCCAAAGCTTGCAGTGACTTTTTAATAAAAAGTATTAATCTTGTCAATTGCTTACAGTTATTATCTCTATCAGACAGCTATGGCTCTGCCCATTTGTTTGATCATGCACTATACTTTGTACAGCAtcacttttctttattatttaagtCTTGTGATTTCTTGGAGATAAATTTTGGAGTACTACAAAAATGTCTGGAATCAGATGAACTGAATGTTCCTGAAGAAGAAATTGTACTGAAAGTTGTACTTAGTTGGACTAAACATAACTTAGAATCAAGGCAAAAGCATCTGCCTCACTTGATCAAAAAAGTAAGATTGCACCAGTTATCTGAGGAGACACTTCAAGATTGTCTGCTCAATGAAGAGTGTTTACTTAAAAGTGCTAACTGTTTTGACATAGTCGTGGATGCAGTTAAGTGTGTACAAGGTTCTGGTGGACTTTTCCCTGATGCTCGGCCATCCAcaactgaaaaatatatatttgttcacAAAACTGAGGAAAGCGGAGAAAACCAACATACATTTTGCTATAATATTAAAACTGATTCGTGGAAAATACTGCCACAATCATACCTGACTGACTTACCAGGATCTAGTCTGTCCAGTTATGGAGAGAAAATATTCTTGACAGGAGGCTGCAAAGGGACATGTTGTAGAACAGTTCGACTTCATATTGCAGAGTTGTATCATGATGCCACTGATCAAACCTGGTGCTACTGTCCAGTCAAAAATGATTTCTTCTTGGTATCAACTATGAAAACACCAAGAACCATGCATGCATCAGTTATGGCTCTCAATAGATTATTTGTCATAGGTGGAAAGACTAGAGGAGCACAGGACATTAGAAGCCTCTTAGCTGTTGAGTCTTACAATCCTCTTTCCAAAGAATGGGTTTCTGTTAGCCCTTTACCCAGAGGTATTTACTATCCAGAAGCAAGTGCATGTCAAAATGTGATTTATGTCCTTGGGTCAGAGGTAGAGATTGCAGATGCCTTCAATCCATCACTTGattgcttttttaaatataatgctGCAACTGATCAGTGGTCAGAACTAGTGGCAGAGTTTGGACAGTTTTTTCATGCAACACTAATTAAAGCTGTCCCAGTAAATTGCACACTGTACATATGTGACCTTTCTACCTATAAGGTGTATAGTTTTTGTCCAGAAACTTGTGTTTGGAAGGGTGAAGGATCCTTTGAATGTGCAGGCTTTAATGCAGGTGCCGTTGGAATTGaagataaaatttatatattaggTGGTGACTATGCACCAGATGAAATCACAGATGAAGTGCAGGTCTATCACAGTAGCAGGTCTGAGTGGGAAGAAGTTTCACCAATGCCAAAAGCCTTAACTGAATTTTACTGCCAGGTGATTCAGTTTAATAAATACAGGGATCCATGGTTTTCTAATCATTTCTAA